Genomic window (Leishmania braziliensis MHOM/BR/75/M2904 contig, possible fusion of chromosomes 20 and 34):
ACACGGTAGCGACAGACAACAACGACGCTACCCCTTCCTCTAccccgctgcttctctttggTCGAGGCAGTACTTTGTCACTtggctgctgcaggtgctgtcCAGTtcggggaggaggggtagGAGGGAAGACGAAGACAGTCCTGAGCGCGAttgaagggggagggggctgccGTGCTttcgcacctcctcacccttTATAGCCACATCCGCCCGACCTCACCTCCTTAGTTGTTTTTTCCCAATGCGCACCGCGTCCGAGTCCACCTCAACAACCCACACCGACATCACTCGTGCCTCCACGGCCGGTGGCGCGAATGAGTCGGCGGTTGTCTCGCACACGGTTCACACAGCCAAGGCACAgcacgccctctctctcttcgcgaACCTGCGAGCAGACTTGTGCACTTCGACTTCGCTGCAGTCGTCCAAGTCGGCAGCGCACGCAGCCTCGGAGGCTCGAGCATCGTCGGCAACGCGGTGTCGCACCTCCGCGCCGTCTAGCTACGCACGTACGCTAGACACCCATGCTCGGCTGACCTCGTCCACGTCTGCTGCAAGCCCCAATGCCGATGCGGTGCGCTTCAGCACTCTGCATGACCTCcaacgcagcggcatcagctGTAAAGCCGACGATGCTGTCGCGCCGCAGGCATACACAGAGGCCGAGCTCGAGATGCTCTCGCCAGTCCAGCTGCGTCATCAACTGCGCGTCGCCGCGGCCGTAACCCAGCGTCTTCACCAGCGATCACAGCGACTGGAGAAAGAAGTGGACGCATGGAAGCACAAGTACGCGGGGCTCGAGGCCAATACAGCTGCGGAAATGAGAGAGGTCGGTATAGACGAAGGGAAACTCACAGAGCGCCAGACGTTCTCGGCCTCATTACCAGACGGTACCCATCCTCATCAATCCATGGTGGCTCCGTCATCGttgacagcagcagtagctgCGACTGCTTCGGCTTTGGCAGCGACACAGTCCCTCGAGGTTACTGAGGCTCGCTCGCGTCAGTTAGAGACCGAGGTGAAGCGGCTGACGGCGCACAAACAGGAGCTGACAAAGAGACTGTACGTGGCGGAGCAGACCGTCGGGGCACTGAAGGAGAAACTTCGTATTATGGCCGCCATCTCTCCCGCTACTTCCAGCGCCGCTTCGTCACCTCTAGGTGTGGCAAAGACCACCGCTGGCGAGAGCGCCTCTGACAAATCGCGATCCAAAGCACTGGAGAGCGgggcaacaacaacacctaCACGGGCGCCACCGAGCCCGAGCGGCACCGCAACAAAGAGCGAGATGGTGGACCCCTGCAGCGACGGTACTGTTGGTGTTGACGGGGCTGGTGGGGAGTCGTTCGCtcgcttgcgcagcaccgtgcgtgagctgcagcgccgtcttgATCTCTCGGAGGCCCGTGTCGAGCAGGCGGAGCAGATTCACTTGGATGCGCTGTTGCTCCACCGTGAGTCGACCCCATCCGCGGTGGCCCTCGTGAACGCTGAAGTGCAGAAGCTCTTTCAGCTGATGCAACAGCAGCTCTTGTTGAACGCagtccagcagcaggcggagCGAGCCCGTATGAGCGAGCTGCTTTACCAGTTGCAATGCCAGCAGCGTGCACCGTAGGAGAGGCTTGCACCGACACCGcgatgcgcacacacacacacacacacacacacacacatgtgaTTGTCGACGTGTGCCGGCGTATGTGCGCTGTGCCGCGCCACCCTCccgtttctcttcttctctcttcgcccGTTTGAGATTGCCCACCATGTAGAGTGCTCTGTTAAAAAGCGCGCACAGGCTGCGCTTGGCAGATGCATACctcacatacacccacacctaTGCCCATTTCAGTAACACGTGGACTCTTTTTTGAAACCGTTCACGTGCACACGAGGAGGCGCCGCGCTATCGCTGCGAGGTGCACTGACGTGCCGGCGATGGTGATGGGCTGGGCGAGAGTGGCGAGCACTAACGCATCGGCACCATCTTCTCACCCCCGcattctctccttcctctacGTTTggggctgtggtggtggtgtcagTGGCACTGACACTGATGACGACTTTTCGCTCCCCTGGTCACTCGCACACTGATGCAGGTCAGTTCGCTCTTCATCACGACAAGGCGAACACCGCCATCACTGAAAAACAGCACGAGATTCCTCAATTACTtcgtgtgtgtttctctgtAGAGTGGCGTCTCCGCTTCAATGAACacgccccgccgccgccctctctttcccctttctgtGTCCCTCCACatgtttttcccttcttgcccctccctccaatCCATACCTACCACCGTGCAGCTCGTtgtctttctccccctcccgctgACGTCGTTGTTATAGAAGCGCCTGTCCTCACTCAACACACGTGCACCCacgcgcccccctccccaacgCACAGGGACCCGCGGATCGACGCTACACGGCtgccctcttcgcctccccctccccctctttcttccctccaACAGCAAATGTCAAATCGGGTGATTCTGCAAACCTTCGATGAGTACCAGAAGGCACGCGTCAGGTTCGTGCAGACAATCGCAGACTTGGCTTCCAAGCCGGCCAACAttgaggcactgcagcaggcgggTGTaatgcagctgctgcgcccacTGCTACTCGACAGCGTGCCGTCAGTGCAGCAgtctgctgcgctggcgatTGGCCGCCTCGCGAATTCTAGTGAGGAGATGGCGGAGAACGTGGTCTCTGGAGATGTGCTAACACAGTTGGTGTACTCGCTCGGTGACCAGAATCGCTTCTACAAGAAGTCTGCTGCGtttgtgctgcgcagcgtggcGCGGCACTCCCCGCAGCTGGCTCAAGCTGTCGCCGACAGccaggcggtggtggcgcttgTGGGCTGCCTGGAGGAGTTCGACCCGACCGTGAAGGAGAGCGCCGCGTGGGCACTAGGCTACGTCGCCCGCCACAACGCAGACCTCgcgcaggaggtggtggacaAAGGTGCCGTgccaccgctggtgctgtgCGTGCAGGAGCCCGAGCTGTCTCTGAAGCGAGTGGCGGCCTCGACACTGAGCGATATCGCAAAGCACAGCCCAGAGTTGGCGCAGTCCATTGTTGACCAGGACGCGATCACCCATCTGGCACCGCTCATCACCAGCAGTGACGCGAAGCTGAAGCGGCAGGTGTGCCAGTGCCTGGCGCAGATTGCCAAGCACAGCGTtgagctggcggagctggtCGTCGAGGGAGAGATTTTTCCGAAGATCTTCTTGCTGCTCGCCGACAGCGACGAGGTGGTGCAGAGGAACGCGGCAACGTGTATTCGCGAGATTGCGAAGCACACACCAGAGTTGGCGCAGCTCGTTGTGAACGCcggtggtgtgggtgcgctgGTGGAGTACACGAGCACGACGAGAGGCAGCACGCGCCTGCCAGGTGTTATGACGCTCGGCTACCTCTCCGCGTTCTCTGAGACGCTGGCGCTTGCTGTCATCGTGGCTCATGGCATCGTGCCTCTCGCTGACACGCTGGAGAAGGAATCCGAGGATCACATtcgtgccgccgcggcgtggTCACTGGGACAGCTCGGCCGCCATAGCGCCGATCACGCCAAGGCGGTGGCCGATCGCAACGTACTCCCTCGCCTGCTGGACGCGTACCTCAACCCCGGCAGCTCCGACGACCTGCAGACAAAGAGCAAGCGTGCCCTCAAGGCCATCATCCAGCACTGCGTCTACCTCCCCGCTCtagagccgctgctgcaccccgATGCACCGCAGGACGTCCTCAAGTACGTCTGCGGTCAGTACGCGAAGGTGCTGCCAACCGACGTGGCCGCGAAGCGCGAGTTTGTGGCGAACCGGGGTTTGGCCACGATACAGCGCATCAAGGCTGAGCCGGGCAGTTCCTTGGCAGAATCCATCCAGATCATCAACAGCTGCTTCCCACCGGAGATTGTAGAATACTATTCGCCCGAATACGCACAGACGTTCATTGAGAAGATCGAGAACTAccacgtgcagcagcactagcggcgtgtgcgcaaTCCAGTCATGAGTGCTGAGGAAGGCAGAGGAACATGAGAAGGAGCATTGCTGATGCTCAGACGCCAAGAAACACAGGCccacacatgcgcgcgcgAATACACCCACACGCTCTGCTCTTCTTATGCTCCCTCTTgactgtctccctctctttccatctCCTGCTCTGCTGTATCGCTGtacgtcgtcgtcgacgcgctcccttccctctcacaccaccgtttttttttccgctgcCCCAAGAGGTGGCGGCTCTTCTGTCGCTGTGTAGTCGTTGGTAcgtgctgcgtgtgtgttcgaatgtgtctgtgtgatgagggagggggaattGTGATTCTTTTATTTGCCCCTCTCGTGCCGGTGCCCTCCCCTCGTTGTCAAAATGTACATATACCGGGTGGACataaagagggggagagagagagccccTCGCCGTGAGCCACCCACTCGAAGCCCCCGCCCACACGGCGTTcgcctcacctcctcccctaaTCTTTCCTCGTTTCTCTTGCCCTGAGCCTCTCGTGGAGAGGCCCAGGAGGAGAGTGCAGACGCACGCGACCACGAAGTCTggtttctctcccctctcgtcttgttttcgttttctctttcgaTGGTCGTTGATGTACGCTAGGAAGTCtatgtgcgtctctctccgtctgtttcacccccctccccctttcccccgaCACAGACGCCGACACGGACACAGACCAACACATGctcactttctcttttcgcCTTTTCTTTACTTCTCCACGCACCTCCAGCCCTCCCGCTGCCCacgccttcgcctctctcaccGCCCATTTCCTTCACCCGCATTCCTCCCCTTTGCGTTCTGTGCGTCTTTTGCTCTTCGCTGTTTTTACCCCTACTCTCTCCTGTGGACCGTGTCGTGGGAAAAAGGCGAGGGTGGCACAATGCGGAGGGAGGATGGGGCCGTCTACCCCCTTCTGAAGGGGCGCCGTCGGTGTTTTATACCGTGGGGGGTGTGGGAAAGCGAAACAACGACACGATTTAACGCGAAAGCACTTCCGCTGGCGCCGTCACTGGAGCTGCcgccctttctctccctcctctctgcgtaTTTGCGGGCATGTGGCGCTAAGGGGGGGGCTACACCGAGGCTTTAGGGCCATGCTGTACACCCTCAGGGGGTGCGTGCGCCCGACGTCGCTGACGCGCAGTGGCATGTACTCGTGTCACCCAGCGTGGCAGCCGAGAGAAAACCGGCGTGTCTTTGCTCTTGCTTGAAACGCTCGCCATGTTATgggagcgtgtgtgcgtgtgtgtggatgaaTGTGTATGGGTGTAGATGCCGACTTGTTAGGAAGAgggagcggctgtggcggatgagggaggcggagagggaagTGGCCGTCAAAGGCTCAGGCGTAGCATCTCTGTTGTTGTCTGTGACCCTTTTTCAGGACTTTCCACTCTTCGTCTTTCCCCAgctcacccacacacccgcacactcGGTGTTCCCTAGGGGGGCACCCCTCCCAGACAGAGGCACATGcagccctcctcttccttgttTGTTGCAtgtctctgtctccctccaCTCGCCATCTGCCGCTCTCTTCGCTCCGCTTTCCATGCTTCACTTTTTCGCACGAAACACCCACGCATGTATGTCATCACACGACGAGGGCAAGTAGTGCATGCATGTGAGCGTATGCTCCGCGTGCGTCAGTGCTTGCACTAcagcccctcctctctcgcccctcAGGCCTCCCTCGCCAGTATCGCGCGCCGCCTATCGTTGGCCCTAGGGAACCTAGCGgggcacacacccacacacacagcgaaaTACCGATTCcctcacagacacacagaacAACGGAAAGCAAATTattcagcagcaccgtaTCTGTGAAATagtggagagaaggaagaggtaGTGCAAGCAAAGAACAGACGCCACAGTCACTCACAGGCACAGTCACACGCAGACCCCTCGCCCCCGAGACACACAGCCCAGCGCGTACCCGTGCGTACTAGAGAGATCATCGCTGGTGTTTTCGACCGCGGAAGGAGAGGTGTGTGCGAAGAGCGAGTGCATGTGGGGTGGAGATAAGACTCCCTTGAAACAGTGCcagcctccaccaccacgttGGTAGGACAGACGGTGCACCCTAGTTTGCCCTGTTTGCCCACTGAATGAACCCGCCGGGCCCCCCACCGGTATCtagcgcagcggcgctgtcgccacAGGCGCAGAGTGCTGTAACTTCGCCACCGCCCCTTTCTCGTGTCTCACACAAGAGCGGGCGacgaggggaggaggcagtggtgcCCGAGCACATCGCTGGGCACGCTGCGACGCGTGTGTTGCAACCGCCACCGCTTACTCAGCTCAACGGTAAAGTCACTGGCGCGACAACCACCTCAGCATCTCAGCCGCAGATGAAGCTGCACGTAAACTGGAGTAACTGGGGGGCGTCTTTGCCACCGAAAGGCTACACCATGTCCCAGCGAAATATTAGCGAGGCACCAGCCGACTACGGCGGCCAACAGAGCAGCGAGCAAGCTTCGCGTCAACGCGGTGGAGGGGACGCAGTGGCGGGACGGGGCCAACTGTCGgccgctgctccgctgcCCGGGTCCGCTCACCGGTGGAAGCGGCGTCGCACGGAGCATGTCCTGTTCATCTCGCTCTTGAAAGAGGTGTTCATGTATCTTGACACAATCACCTCgacgcaacagcagcagcccgaTCACAGGCGCGTTGCCGGTCATGCagaggaagatgaggaggacaagATCCAGGGAGCCACCGCTCTCCCGTTgcacgccgctgcgtcgcgctACAGCACGGCGTGTCCTGCTATCCCCCACGGCCTCTGGGCTCGTAACAGAGACCGCAGCGGCCCCCTCGGTGCGGCATCGGCACCGCTGATGTCTGTTGATTCCGCGGTTCGAGACACGttgcgcgtgctgcagcaatGCTGGGAGTACTGCGGAGCTCCCCACGACGCCTTTGAGCCCATTCGTCTGCTCTCCCCCATCACGGTTCATCTTCTTCTCACTTACGGTCATCACACCGTCACGCACGACGGACAGTACGTGGTGCTGCGTGGCGGGGCGGAGCACCTGCCTTGGGTTGGTTGTCTCTACAGCATTCTGCTCGTCTACGCCTACCGCCACCGTGTCGCCCCAACGATCGCGCTGGCCACTGGCACTGATGAGGGTGATGGCAGCGTGGCCCTGGGGTCGGAATGCATCtcgcgcctgctgctgttgaaTTGCCACAGCTTCGGCTGGCTGAACCACAACGGCGCCGGCGAGTACGAGTGCAGTCATCGACGGCTTTACCAGGTGCGAGAGGCtcttctcgagctcctcgagGACCCGCGCTATACGGCTCTCGGCCGTCCTGCTGGATGCCATCTCTGCGCCTCGTCCATGGTGGGCGGCGATGCCTGGACGTTAGTGCTTCTGGGCGACACGATTGTGATGGAGGGAGGCGTCCCATCACTGGGGCTGGCGCATCCGCGCGACACGTTCACGGCGCACTACCAGTACGGCCGCGGCATCGCTTGCTGTGTGCCCGATAGGGGCGGTGACCTTCAACTGGACTCCACTGGTACACctgtggtggcggggcgCGTCGCGCACACGCCAACCGCAGGCAAGGGACTGTGTGCTGTCCACCGCGAGTCGCCGCAACCAGAAGCGATGCAGGCCAGTCGCGAGTGGCACCCGGATCCGCATCAACAGCATCGGCATCTCGCGACGCCTTCTGGCGGCTGCCAGGTCGAGGAGAGCTTTTCCACCTTGGTGTGTTCTGGCGGCCATGATGGGCCGTTGCCCGGTGTGATCTCCTCCTCATGGTTGACCAGCACGGGCGCTGCTCCCTGCCGATTGCCAGCGGTGTGCTGCGGCGTTTGTCGCGCTCTGGGGGTTCTGGGTCAGGCAGTGCTGTTGGGCCCAACCGGGTCTCTCGTGATTCACCTGCAGTTTGACGAACGTGAATGGTTTGACATGGGCGCCCCAATAGTGCCAGCAGCCACGGCCCACGGCTGGCtgcccaccgccaccgctgatACTACGGCGGCGTGCCCGCCACTATCGTCGCACTGGGCATCCCAGTACGCTGCCGACCCAGCCACCGCACTGGCAGCGGTTTTGTACGCCGTCTTGCAAGGCGGGAGCGCCACGAGCTTCGCCGGGCAGCATTGCCACGCTTCTGTTGGaggccaccgcagcagctcgacaCACGTTGGCGGCTCCGTCTCACTTGCCGAGTTTGTCGAGTGGCTGGTGTGGCTCCTGAACGCCCCGCAGCCGGCCCTGGTTGTGGAGTGGCACGTCTCCACCTCTACCTCGACGACGACCACCACCTGCACTACTCACAGGTGCGAAGATGTTACACCGAGCTTGTCGCGTAATTTGGGGGTTTGTGGCGGTTCGCAAGTGTCAGTCTCGTCGCCTTGCACCCCcgcggcacagctgcactCACCGTTGGTCTCATCGCGATCTCCGGTCACCGCGCCTCCCCATTCCATGCATTCTTGTGGCGCCACATTCGGCTCAAAATCATCCTTTCCGGTGACTCGCGCCTATGGCAGAGACGAGGGCTACGCAACCGCCTCGCTGTCCACAGACCACCCGCAATACGAAGACTACCTGACCAGCTCCTCCGCGCCGCACGGGACTACCACCTCCGTTCCATTAGGCACGTTAACCCAGCCCCGGCGCCCCACCGTGATGCAACTGCTTGAGACGTACAGCGATGTGGTGCAgagccgcgccgccgtgcctgctcctcccgCTACCACCTTGCCAAACTCCTCCGTTGGCAGCTCGTGCGCTCTTCCATTCACACACGCCAATGGCACGAGTGAGCATGCCGCCGAAGCCATGAAGCCGCACCGGCTACTGGACTGCctgctggcggcgcaggagtCGTTGCGGCTCTGTGAGGCCACATCCCTCTTTGACGGGGTGGAGcggccgctggtgctggcgaaggagCTCGAGGTGGCTGCCGAAGCGGAACGATTACTGAACGCGAGCTCTGTGGTGACCTCACTGCAGTTTCGTCCACGCTCTGCACGACTGTGAGACGAGGGCGGCATTGGTGGCCACCTGCATGTttgcgcagcctcctccccccacttgGATCCTTCTCGTACCCCTCGCAGCTTCACTGTGGTCACGTGGGATCGTGGCTCTGACGCCGTTGCCAATGCCAGTGAGAATGTTCGCTCGTCGTAGACTTACCGCATTCGCCGCCCGCGCGCATACGAAGAGAGACAACAGCACgtgcacccccacccccacccccacaccacAGGACCAGTGAAATCGAGGTGCCTGTGCGCTGCCCCGCTACATCAACTGCATTTGTGTGTGGTCGCAAAGGAACGACAGTGAGTGGGGTGTAATGTGCCACTGTCTCATGCACGCCTCCCTAGTTCTTTCAGCGACCTTCATGCTCAGAGGCGCACCTGTCTGCGCACACCTGTTCGCACATACACCCCCTTCCGGCATTCCCAACACATCGACgctgtccccccccccccccccaacacaccGGCCCTCGTCctcattttctctctctccccactgTCTCTCTTGTGTCAACAACAGCGCCCATTGGCCGTAGCGtagaaagagggaaagacacAGCTGCCTGCAgccctgcctctccccctttcccccttccttccctcgTGCGCGTACACAAGAGCTGCTACTCATCCTTGTCGTTGTTTTAGTAGCTCCAGACGGCACCTCCTTTCTCAAACAGTCTCTCTCTTACCCCCACACCCAAAACCCCCTATATATTCATAGAGGTTACCGCTATAGCCCCCCTCTTCGTTGCTTAGTGTTTGTATTTTGCTCGTTAGATCCCctcgctcttcctccagCATCGTCATCCCGTGCACACGTAGACGCCCAGTAGACGATTTATTCATCTGTTCGCACCTACGCTCACGTTTCTCGCTGTGTAGTAGGAGTGGCACCTAGAGGTACCCATGCGGAAGTAATAGAGCCTGCACACATTCattctccccctcccccagacACATacagatagagagagagagacagcagcgccgtgacGATGACGTCTCTTTTTCGTCGGTTGCGTTCCTCATCTccgtcaccgctgcgcacGGGCGGAAAGAGCGACCTCGTGGGAGCCGACATGTTTCTCGTGCAGGTAATCGCGTTTGGCGAGGTCTTTGCCGTCCCCGTGTGCAGGACAACCCCTGTCACGGTTGTCCTGCGCCATGTGATGgaggcagcggtgacggaggagcaggcggcagAGCTGGGTAGCGTGGGGGCGACACTGTACTACAAGGATAAGCCGCTCCAGCTCGACGGAACAATGGCGACGGtctcgcgcagcgccgtcctccACCTGCACTCGAGCGTGTCGatcacctcctccatcatCCGCAATTGTCGGAACGGTGCCGTCTCGATGCTGCCGGGTAGTCGCCGGCGGCACGCCCACACGACGGCCACCATGCAGCCCTGCCTGCGGGGCAAGAGCGTCGTCAGCGGTGGCTGTGGGGACCTCGGCTCCCTTACCCCTCACCGGCTTTCATCTGGTTTTGCGGGTCTTTCTTCGGAATGCAGCCCCAATACAGAGCGGCAGGAAAGCCCCGCGGGCGCGGGACTCGGTAGCATCTGCGAGTCTGTCTCCTCCGCCTACCCCAACATGGGGCTGATGAGTACACCGATGCTGCCCGAGGCAGCTTCCGTGAAGATGTGGccgccggcggtgctgccgatGATGTCTGCCGTGCCCGTCGCAACGGCTGCGGGGACCGGCATCGTTAGTGAGACACCGTGTTACTATTTTGTCCCCTGCGCAGGTGCCGCGGCGCAAACCTCGATACGGCTGCTCAGCACTCAGAGCCGCAGTGCGTCAGGGCTGTCGCTCATGGCGAGCCGTCGTCGCGACAGCGCCGTTGAATTTGCGAACAACTACCGCTTCGTTCCGGTCGGCGTCAGCCCGCtccacaccgccgccaccactgcagtCGACCTGTTGTcgtcctcccctcttccttccccaccCAACGTGTCCGCCGTGGCCGCCAGCCGCTTCCCAGACAGTAGCGACCCATACTTGGTCTTGTACCTGCGTCTGCCACGCGACAGGGCAGTCGCCTGCAtgtctgccgctgccctgAACACCGACCGCAGTGTTGTCGTGGATGCGGTGGAGGCAGACGAGGTGCCggtcgaggcgctgctgaactcGACCATGTCGACCGTTGTGGCCGCCAAATCCTGTGCCACCAGAGCGTACACATACCGCCGTCTGCGCGTGCTGCGGGACTTTCCAGTGGGCACACTGCGCGAGCTGTTTGCTGTGGCTGCCGAGCACCGCCTGCACCTCGCTCAtgccgaggtggaggacgAGCAGAAGACCTTCCGTGAGATGAATGTGGCGCCGAACGCCGTCTTCTACTTCAAGCGGCGAGCCAAGGCAGAGCATCAGCACTCTCTGACACGCGAGCGCATTCGCGAGCAccttggtgctgctgcgacagcgctgcagtcgctggaGATGACGAAGGATGACAGTAGCGCTGAGAGGCACTCTGTCCTTTCTTGCATCGAGCCTGGGTGTCCCTCGGCGGACCTGTCCTTTCCTCAGGCCACCGTACCCATGTTCTCGGGCACCGTGCCAAGCGTTGGTGCTCACAACTGCAGCCAAAAcatcctcagcagcagcgccaccttcaACGCCTTCTCCATCAAGGAGCGTATACAGGCCTTCAACGAGAACGCTGTGCACAGCTCCACCTACGGCGCTGAGCAGGCCATCTGCTCGGCggacggcggtgcggcggagCATCTGCAGTCATGGCAGAAGCAACAACGCACCACAGAGCGCGACGAGTCACCAGTCGCCACTCCGCTGAGGGAGATAGTGGGGGTGGAGTCGGAAGAGTCCTGCATCGACGTGGACTGCTGTTTGTCagatgaagaagaggaagaggcaaCCACTACCATGACCATCGCGACACGCCGCGCTCCTTCACCCCAAGCTGGTTCGGCGTCACAGGTCACTTCCACCTTCTGCTTCGCCACCCCTCCCGTAGACGCGGCGAAGCAGAACGTGGAGGCCGATGCGCTTCATGGCgaggtggtagtggtggtcgAGGCAGCGCGCACCACAGCATCCACACAGTTGCCCAAGACGAGGCGGGCATCGATGCTGGTCACCAAGTTGGATGACCTGTGCGAGGACTGGACCAATGGCACCTCGGTGTCCACGGCCCTGGCGCCAccccgccgcgctgccgaggGGGCACGGTCGCTATCTGTGGCTGATGCTTTGCAGCCGGCTGTCGATACCGGTGAGCCCCTCAATCCACTTTCCGCACACGTCAATGGGGGCTTTCTTCGCCCACTC
Coding sequences:
- a CDS encoding putative axoneme central apparatus protein — its product is MTTFRSPGHSHTDAGQFALHHDKANTAITEKQHEIPQLLRVCFSVEWRLRFNEHAPPPPSLSPFCVPPHVFPFLPLPPIHTYHRAARCLSPPPADVVVIEAPVLTQHTCTHAPPSPTHRDPRIDATRLPSSPPPPPLSSLQQQMSNRVILQTFDEYQKARVRFVQTIADLASKPANIEALQQAGVMQLLRPLLLDSVPSVQQSAALAIGRLANSSEEMAENVVSGDVLTQLVYSLGDQNRFYKKSAAFVLRSVARHSPQLAQAVADSQAVVALVGCLEEFDPTVKESAAWALGYVARHNADLAQEVVDKGAVPPLVLCVQEPELSLKRVAASTLSDIAKHSPELAQSIVDQDAITHLAPLITSSDAKLKRQVCQCLAQIAKHSVELAELVVEGEIFPKIFLLLADSDEVVQRNAATCIREIAKHTPELAQLVVNAGGVGALVEYTSTTRGSTRLPGVMTLGYLSAFSETLALAVIVAHGIVPLADTLEKESEDHIRAAAAWSLGQLGRHSADHAKAVADRNVLPRLLDAYLNPGSSDDLQTKSKRALKAIIQHCVYLPALEPLLHPDAPQDVLKYVCGQYAKVLPTDVAAKREFVANRGLATIQRIKAEPGSSLAESIQIINSCFPPEIVEYYSPEYAQTFIEKIENYHVQQH